One Rosa chinensis cultivar Old Blush chromosome 3, RchiOBHm-V2, whole genome shotgun sequence DNA window includes the following coding sequences:
- the LOC112191287 gene encoding PSME3-interacting protein — protein sequence MAEDFTRPRLMNFVSEEQLDEAKKTRGERVEDGTAYRDRPLFEILKENKDKKDAEFNERFKHRPPKALDDDETEFLDQWETSKKEYERQVADEEAQQLLSFQAAVAAKSSIVQELTEIPSVPVVKEQQKPAGKRNPPTFPLGMIVKVKPQAKKAKIDQGGIEEATSTAKTPYVDTDKTLEVTKTPEADTDKSSVVSKTGLVSYSDDSEDDL from the exons ATGGCTGAAGATTTCACACGCCCGCGGCTCATGAATTTCGTTTCTGAGGAACAG TTAGATGAAGCCAAGAAAACCCGGGGTGAACGAGTCGAGGATGGCACTGCCTACCGGGACAGACCCCTTTTCGAG ATTCTGAAAGAAAACAAGGACAAGAAGGATGCGGAGTTCAATGAACGTTTCAAGCACA GACCGCCGAAAGCTTTGGATGATGACGAGACGGAGTTTCTTGATCAATGGGAGACT TCAAAGAAGGAATATGAACGACAGGTTGCAGATGAGGAGGCCCAACAACTTTTGAGTTTTCAG GCAGCGGTGGCAGCAAAATCTAGCATTGTACAAGAGTTGACGGAAATACCTTCTGTTCCGGTAGTCAAG GAGCAGCAGAAACCAGCCGGGAAGAGGAATCCACCTACTTTTCCATTAGGTATGATTGTTAAAGTGAAGCCACAGGCGAAGAAAGCTAAAATTGATCAAGGGGGCATTGAAGAAGCTACAAGCACAGCAAAAACCCCTTATGTTGATACAGATAAAACTTTAGAGGTAACCAAGACACCTGAGGCTGATACTGATAAGTCCAGTGTTGTTTCTAAGACTGGTCTTGTTTCATACAGTGATGATAGTGAAGATGACTTGTAG